In a single window of the Ignavibacteria bacterium genome:
- a CDS encoding VWA domain-containing protein has protein sequence MKLVYSKWNESSLTDEQRLEKLLNLFSYILLQTSGDVNEALDWLSQLDERYNFFDENMSLSDFINKLKEKGLIDDTDGMFTLTPKGEMKIRQDSFKEIFGNMKKSPEGFHESPMSGKGIERNNTTKKYQFGDQPQNIDTTQTLSNAFKREGIDSFSLNEDDIEIYETEMQTSAATVLLVDISHSMILYGEDRITPAKQVALGLSELILSKYRKDSLNIVLFGDEAREVSVSELPFVSVGPYHTNTKAGLELARSILRRKKNANKQIIMITDGKPSAIYEPGTNSRRIYKNSWGLDPKIINKTLDEAIACRREKIKITTFMIAQDEYLIEFIKEFTAANGGKAYYSSLNELGEQVFVDYLKNKRRFED, from the coding sequence ATGAAATTAGTTTATTCCAAATGGAACGAAAGCTCCCTTACTGATGAACAAAGGCTTGAAAAGCTTCTTAATTTGTTCAGCTATATCCTTTTGCAGACTTCAGGTGATGTGAACGAAGCTCTTGACTGGCTTAGCCAGCTTGATGAGCGTTATAACTTCTTTGATGAGAACATGTCGCTAAGTGATTTCATAAATAAGCTCAAAGAAAAAGGACTTATTGATGATACTGACGGTATGTTCACCTTAACCCCCAAAGGCGAAATGAAAATTCGCCAGGATTCATTCAAAGAGATATTCGGGAATATGAAAAAATCCCCGGAAGGATTTCATGAGTCACCTATGAGCGGCAAGGGGATTGAGCGCAATAACACCACAAAAAAATACCAGTTCGGCGATCAGCCGCAGAATATAGATACCACACAGACCCTCAGCAATGCTTTTAAGCGCGAAGGAATAGACAGTTTCAGTCTGAATGAAGATGATATCGAAATTTATGAAACAGAAATGCAGACCTCGGCAGCGACTGTGCTGCTTGTTGATATAAGCCACAGCATGATATTGTACGGAGAGGACAGGATTACTCCTGCCAAGCAGGTTGCCCTTGGGCTTTCTGAGCTGATACTTTCAAAATACCGCAAGGATTCACTTAACATTGTGCTCTTTGGCGATGAAGCCCGCGAAGTTTCTGTCAGTGAATTGCCTTTTGTGAGCGTGGGTCCATACCACACCAACACAAAAGCGGGACTTGAGCTTGCGCGCAGCATTTTACGCAGAAAAAAGAACGCGAACAAACAAATTATTATGATAACCGACGGCAAGCCTTCTGCAATTTATGAACCCGGTACCAATTCACGGCGCATTTATAAAAATTCCTGGGGGCTGGATCCCAAAATAATCAACAAGACACTTGATGAAGCCATAGCCTGCCGGCGTGAGAAAATAAAAATCACAACATTTATGATAGCGCAGGATGAATATTTGATCGAGTTCATTAAGGAATTCACAGCCGCAAACGGCGGCAAGGCGTATTATTCATCGCTTAACGAGCTTGGCGAGCAGGTTTTTGTTGACTACCTGAAAAATAAAAGAAGATTTGAAGATTGA
- the nuoK gene encoding NADH-quinone oxidoreductase subunit NuoK, which yields MELNFYLILALLLFSIGVIGVLTRRNAIVVFMCIELMLNSVNLVFVSFSSFLGNLNGQIFVFFIMTVAAAEAAIGLAIIIALYRNKSTINLDEINILKW from the coding sequence ATGGAACTAAATTTCTACTTAATACTGGCGCTCCTTTTATTTTCGATCGGAGTAATCGGAGTTTTAACGCGCAGAAATGCGATAGTTGTATTTATGTGTATTGAGCTTATGCTCAATTCAGTTAATCTGGTATTCGTTTCATTCTCATCATTCCTTGGGAATCTAAACGGGCAGATATTCGTATTTTTTATTATGACAGTTGCCGCAGCTGAAGCTGCTATCGGACTGGCTATCATTATAGCCCTTTACCGCAATAAATCAACAATTAACCTGGATGAAATTAATATTTTAAAATGGTAG
- a CDS encoding single-stranded DNA-binding protein encodes MAKDLNKAMLIGRLGQDPELKYTQSGIAVVSFSVATGLKWKDQEGNWQEKTEWHNCKAWRGLAETISNYLKKGSKVYVEGRLETSNWEDENKKKHYKTEIVVDEMIMLDGKGDNSGGSGNGGNYSQTKPAGKPAATTDDDLPF; translated from the coding sequence ATGGCAAAAGATCTAAACAAAGCAATGCTTATCGGCAGATTGGGACAGGATCCCGAACTGAAATATACCCAGAGCGGTATAGCGGTAGTAAGTTTTTCAGTGGCAACCGGACTTAAATGGAAAGACCAGGAAGGCAACTGGCAGGAAAAAACCGAATGGCATAACTGCAAAGCATGGCGCGGACTTGCTGAAACAATAAGCAACTATCTTAAAAAAGGAAGTAAGGTTTATGTTGAAGGCAGGCTTGAAACATCCAACTGGGAAGACGAGAACAAGAAAAAGCATTATAAGACGGAGATCGTTGTAGATGAAATGATAATGCTTGACGGAAAAGGCGATAACTCAGGCGGAAGCGGTAACGGCGGTAATTACAGCCAAACCAAACCCGCAGGTAAACCTGCAGCAACAACAGATGATGATTTACCGTTTTAG
- a CDS encoding WG repeat-containing protein, which yields MNRIFLFILLFIIVASAFSQSADTLYPVKAFTESGYKYGYINNQGYLSIQPQFTFAKDYSEGLAFVKSDNNSNLWNCISTTGTTQFQINAKYVYDFNNGQAKIINENDSIYFINESGIPVQFITPPIDLDAKKTLIPFYENMKWGYRLGPDVVVLPAIYEMAGEFSEGLAPVFIKFKESDLPSDNCYNAFINEKGDVIIKAELKYDDKGFLESGYFYSPGLWQNGVCRYYTSNDPLTRVEKYIRRDGNIIW from the coding sequence ATGAATAGAATATTCCTTTTCATTCTTTTGTTTATTATTGTAGCTTCTGCTTTTTCACAATCTGCAGATACATTATACCCTGTAAAAGCGTTTACAGAATCCGGTTATAAATACGGATATATAAATAATCAGGGTTACTTAAGCATTCAGCCGCAATTTACCTTTGCAAAAGATTACAGCGAAGGGCTTGCATTCGTGAAGTCAGATAATAATTCAAATTTATGGAATTGTATTAGTACAACTGGAACAACTCAATTCCAAATAAACGCAAAGTACGTTTATGATTTCAATAACGGACAGGCTAAGATCATAAATGAAAATGACAGTATATATTTCATAAATGAATCCGGTATACCCGTACAATTCATAACTCCCCCAATTGATCTTGACGCGAAGAAAACTCTAATTCCGTTTTACGAAAATATGAAATGGGGCTACAGGCTCGGACCCGATGTTGTGGTATTACCTGCAATCTACGAAATGGCAGGGGAGTTCAGTGAGGGGCTTGCACCCGTTTTTATTAAGTTCAAAGAATCTGACCTGCCCTCAGATAATTGCTATAATGCATTCATAAATGAAAAAGGTGATGTCATTATCAAAGCTGAACTGAAATATGATGATAAAGGCTTCCTGGAATCAGGTTATTTTTATTCACCCGGCCTATGGCAAAACGGTGTGTGCAGGTATTATACTTCAAACGACCCATTAACAAGGGTTGAAAAGTACATCAGGAGAGATGGTAATATCATTTGGTAA
- a CDS encoding T9SS type A sorting domain-containing protein — translation MKKLLKITLTVFFTTILLLGFAVPLNMPNGFWYQQFMPNINNMPISDIIFVDSLNGYAITGDQTPNDTNYILKTTSGGDSWNIIYRAYRNHLRIKFLNLNTGFVCGGFNTSSGELIKTTNAGINWQPLNTPGSIWYDDMSLFGEDTMWLVQRSSLDGGIFFTSNGGVNWQNQFSSGNQNPNKIYMYNARIGFMSNSSALPNIYKTTNGGVNWILNISGQYIRDMTFTDSLTGWYSHGTGVYKTTNCGNNWITQILPTGGNIFVTGVNKFSALNKDTLWAVGGVMAVGSGSRGILYRTIDGGNNWLFNLPDTSINNFMYYHLQFINRRIGWAYTTNRGIHTTNGGDTTFLLPVNQINTEVPKEYKLYQNYPNPFNPVTNIKYSVKGETSNVKLVVFDITGKEITKLVNQEQSAGIYEVDFSGNGYASGVYFYSLTVEGIILDTKKMILLK, via the coding sequence TTGAAAAAGCTGCTTAAAATAACGCTTACCGTATTTTTTACAACAATATTATTGCTTGGCTTTGCTGTGCCTTTAAATATGCCAAACGGTTTTTGGTACCAGCAGTTTATGCCGAATATAAATAACATGCCAATTTCAGATATTATTTTCGTTGATAGTTTAAATGGGTATGCTATTACAGGAGATCAAACACCAAATGATACTAATTATATTCTTAAAACAACATCAGGAGGTGATTCATGGAATATTATTTACAGGGCATATAGAAATCATTTAAGGATAAAATTCTTAAATTTAAATACAGGATTTGTGTGCGGGGGTTTCAATACTTCAAGCGGTGAACTGATTAAAACCACGAATGCCGGAATAAACTGGCAACCATTAAATACTCCAGGTTCTATATGGTATGATGATATGTCATTATTTGGAGAAGATACAATGTGGCTGGTTCAAAGAAGCAGTCTAGATGGCGGAATTTTCTTCACCTCAAACGGCGGAGTGAACTGGCAGAACCAATTTTCCTCAGGCAATCAGAATCCGAATAAGATATACATGTACAACGCAAGAATAGGGTTTATGTCTAACAGCTCTGCATTGCCGAATATATACAAAACCACGAACGGAGGTGTGAACTGGATATTAAATATCAGCGGACAGTATATCAGGGATATGACTTTTACAGATAGCTTGACAGGCTGGTATTCACATGGAACAGGCGTTTATAAAACTACAAATTGCGGAAATAACTGGATAACACAAATTCTCCCAACGGGAGGGAACATATTTGTAACAGGAGTAAATAAATTTTCAGCGCTAAACAAGGATACTTTGTGGGCTGTCGGTGGTGTAATGGCTGTAGGTTCCGGTTCACGGGGTATATTATATAGGACCATAGATGGCGGAAACAACTGGCTGTTTAATTTACCCGATACTTCTATAAATAATTTCATGTATTATCATTTGCAATTTATAAATAGAAGAATAGGCTGGGCATATACAACAAACAGAGGTATTCATACAACCAACGGCGGCGATACAACATTTTTGCTGCCTGTAAATCAAATAAACACAGAAGTACCGAAAGAATATAAACTATATCAGAATTATCCAAATCCATTCAACCCGGTTACAAATATAAAGTATTCTGTGAAAGGTGAAACGTCAAACGTGAAACTAGTAGTATTTGATATAACGGGTAAAGAAATAACAAAACTGGTAAATCAGGAACAATCCGCAGGAATATATGAAGTGGATTTTAGTGGTAACGGATATGCTTCGGGAGTATATTTTTATAGTCTTACAGTTGAAGGAATTATTTTAGACACAAAAAAAATGATTCTTTTAAAGTAG
- a CDS encoding NADH-quinone oxidoreductase subunit N → MINFLDFANSIPLLIVAGGALMVMLLETVFPRSFKGKSETIIFYFSIAALAAAVAFSFGDLTKNFVIYNKFLRVNTLTSVLNIAMIAGIFITVLSSKKYLESENINHGEYYSLLFFSLLGMMLMCQANDLIVVFVGLELMSISFYILAGFMRRKIESNESAIKYFLLGAFLTGFLLLGIAFIYGYTGSTNFTAIADKHPEKDTFYLLGLTLVFIAFIFKTGAFPLQMWIPDVYQGAPTIVTGMMSSVGKTAAFGAMISFFSIFGLNNIPMVVAMVAILTMLYGNVVALVQTNIKRLLAYSSIAHAGYIMVGFLTINAFSIHAILFYLVSYILMQSGAFIIISMVEEKTPDNGSRNLLESYKGLGKTNPMLSLLMTIFLFSLAGIPPFAGFWGKYYIFLSAIQLNYIWVAIIGILLSLVGVYYYIKVILYMWFYEPVGESVTEHRQDFSYTAAVISVIGLFAFGVYPELVLRYIRNIF, encoded by the coding sequence TTGATAAATTTTTTAGATTTTGCGAATTCGATTCCGTTATTAATTGTCGCAGGCGGCGCGTTAATGGTAATGCTGCTGGAAACTGTTTTTCCGCGCTCATTTAAAGGCAAAAGTGAAACGATAATATTTTATTTTTCTATTGCAGCGCTTGCAGCGGCAGTTGCTTTTTCATTTGGCGACTTAACGAAAAATTTTGTGATATATAACAAGTTCCTGCGTGTGAACACGCTTACATCAGTGCTTAATATAGCAATGATAGCGGGAATATTTATCACCGTTCTTTCATCTAAAAAATATCTTGAATCAGAAAATATCAATCACGGCGAATATTATTCGCTTCTTTTCTTTTCTCTGCTGGGAATGATGCTGATGTGCCAGGCAAATGACCTGATAGTGGTTTTTGTAGGACTTGAGCTTATGTCAATTTCATTCTACATCCTGGCCGGGTTTATGAGAAGAAAGATCGAATCAAACGAAAGCGCTATAAAATATTTCCTGCTCGGCGCATTTTTGACCGGCTTCCTGCTGCTTGGAATAGCTTTTATCTACGGTTATACAGGCTCAACAAACTTCACAGCAATTGCAGATAAACATCCCGAAAAAGATACTTTCTATTTACTCGGTTTAACACTCGTTTTTATTGCATTTATATTTAAGACCGGAGCTTTCCCGCTGCAGATGTGGATACCCGATGTTTACCAGGGCGCTCCAACAATTGTTACAGGTATGATGTCCAGTGTAGGTAAAACCGCCGCATTCGGCGCAATGATATCTTTCTTTTCAATATTCGGGCTGAACAATATTCCCATGGTAGTTGCAATGGTTGCAATATTAACCATGTTATACGGCAACGTAGTTGCTCTTGTACAGACGAATATTAAACGACTGCTTGCATACTCGAGTATTGCTCATGCAGGTTATATAATGGTTGGCTTCCTTACAATTAACGCATTTTCAATTCATGCAATTTTATTCTATTTGGTTTCATATATACTGATGCAGTCAGGTGCTTTTATAATAATTTCAATGGTTGAAGAAAAAACACCTGATAACGGCTCACGCAATCTGCTTGAAAGCTACAAGGGCCTTGGTAAAACAAATCCCATGCTTTCATTGCTTATGACAATATTTCTATTCTCGCTTGCCGGCATTCCGCCTTTTGCGGGATTCTGGGGCAAGTATTACATCTTCCTTTCAGCTATTCAGCTTAATTATATCTGGGTGGCAATTATCGGGATTTTATTGAGCCTTGTAGGTGTTTACTATTACATCAAAGTGATATTATATATGTGGTTCTATGAACCGGTTGGTGAATCAGTTACCGAGCACAGGCAGGATTTTTCATACACCGCGGCAGTTATTTCGGTTATCGGACTCTTTGCTTTCGGTGTTTATCCCGAGCTGGTTCTTAGGTACATCAGGAACATTTTCTGA
- a CDS encoding T9SS type A sorting domain-containing protein, with translation MRVTIISLSLIITLLQFHQRTYSTDKFNKSTFNISPSYRVLPSDSVSQTETNITVHPHNPDIIFSAFNTKVFNSYILGSSISTNGGINWFGTNAFAPFSNAAFDPAPIIDINGVMLYIAIANTTGNNYGAVCSYSTNNGFTWSDKIVIQERSADKILAGIDNSLLSPFYGRTYAVWSNYLTVPISAALSFTANNGLNWTVPKQINTVITGHYPGGCEVATGINGEVYVCWASKITFAPLNEDFIAFSKSTDGGINWQPTDTALNINGILKSNFNGWGIRVNSNPRIAVDKSGGPFNGRVYIVTSSYNLQPAGSDADIILCYSSNSGVTWSPGIKVNQDPLNNGKVQFFPAICVDQYGGINITFYDNRNFPSVGDSCETFMARSTDGGETWNDFKVSGHAWLVKSEQGSPGYMGDYIGITAAGDKIRPIWFDDKSGIHQAWTCEVTIKPIGITQINSNVPMKSQLKQNYPNPFNPTTVIEFNINKPGMIHLSIYDINGKLIDQLLNQNLNAGEYRIIYNANKLSSGLYFYKLNTQNFIETKKMLLLK, from the coding sequence TTGCGTGTAACTATCATTAGCCTTTCACTTATCATTACTTTATTACAGTTTCATCAAAGAACTTACAGCACTGATAAATTTAATAAATCTACATTCAATATTAGTCCAAGCTACAGGGTTCTTCCTTCTGATTCAGTTTCTCAGACAGAAACTAATATTACAGTTCATCCGCACAATCCTGATATTATATTCAGCGCATTTAATACAAAAGTCTTTAACTCATACATTCTAGGGTCTTCTATTAGTACAAATGGAGGTATTAACTGGTTCGGCACCAATGCTTTTGCACCATTTTCAAATGCTGCATTTGATCCTGCACCAATTATAGATATAAACGGTGTTATGCTTTACATAGCAATAGCTAATACTACAGGAAACAATTATGGCGCAGTTTGTTCATATTCTACTAACAACGGTTTTACATGGTCAGATAAAATAGTCATTCAGGAGAGAAGCGCTGATAAAATTTTGGCTGGTATAGATAATTCTTTATTAAGCCCATTTTACGGAAGGACTTATGCAGTCTGGTCAAATTATCTTACTGTTCCGATTTCAGCTGCTTTATCTTTTACTGCTAATAACGGATTAAACTGGACAGTTCCTAAACAGATTAATACTGTTATTACAGGTCACTATCCCGGTGGATGTGAAGTAGCAACGGGTATAAACGGTGAGGTTTATGTTTGCTGGGCTTCTAAAATAACTTTTGCACCTCTAAATGAAGACTTTATTGCATTTAGCAAGTCGACAGATGGAGGTATTAACTGGCAGCCAACCGATACTGCATTGAATATTAACGGTATATTAAAATCAAATTTTAACGGATGGGGAATCCGTGTAAACTCAAACCCAAGAATAGCTGTTGATAAGAGCGGCGGGCCATTTAATGGACGAGTGTATATTGTAACTTCTTCATATAACTTACAGCCAGCCGGAAGCGATGCAGATATTATATTATGTTATTCATCAAATTCAGGCGTTACATGGTCTCCGGGTATAAAAGTAAATCAGGACCCGCTGAATAACGGTAAAGTACAGTTTTTCCCTGCAATCTGTGTTGATCAGTATGGCGGAATAAATATTACGTTTTATGATAACAGAAATTTTCCTTCTGTTGGAGATTCTTGCGAAACATTTATGGCTCGGTCTACCGATGGCGGAGAAACATGGAATGATTTTAAAGTGAGCGGCCATGCATGGCTGGTAAAATCGGAACAAGGTTCACCCGGTTATATGGGAGACTATATCGGTATAACTGCAGCCGGTGATAAAATTCGGCCAATTTGGTTTGACGATAAATCAGGAATACATCAGGCATGGACCTGTGAAGTAACTATTAAACCTATTGGAATAACACAGATTAACAGTAATGTGCCAATGAAATCTCAGCTGAAACAAAATTACCCTAATCCATTTAATCCCACTACTGTAATTGAATTTAATATAAATAAACCCGGAATGATACATTTAAGTATTTATGATATAAATGGAAAATTGATTGATCAATTACTGAACCAAAACTTAAATGCCGGTGAATACCGAATAATTTATAATGCAAATAAGCTTTCAAGCGGATTATATTTTTATAAATTAAACACCCAAAACTTTATTGAAACAAAAAAAATGCTTTTACTGAAATAA
- a CDS encoding GTPase, with protein MTKINVLIMGAAGRDFHNFNVVYRNNPLYNVVAFTATQIPNIEGRKYPASLAGKLYPKGIPIFPESDLLDLIKKFNVNQVIFSYSDVPFSYVMQKGAIVNAAGADFITLGAADTMVKSIKPVVAVVASRTGAGKSQTSRKVVDVLQKLGKKTVSVRHPMPYGDLAKQKVQRFAAISDLKKHDCTIEEMEEYEPHISRGNVIYAGVDYEAILRDAEKEADIVIWDGGNNDMSFYKADLTITVVDPHRAGHEMSYYPGRTNIHLADVVVINKIDSANLEQINTVRENVLKLNPAAKIVEAASPISLENPNDIKLIRGKKVLVVEDGPTLTHGEMKYGAGTIAAQKFEAAEVIDPRPYAVKSIKDTYDKYPGIGILLPAMGYGDKQMKDLEATINKIPCDAVIIGTPIDLRRVIKINKPAVRIDYDLQEVGRPDLTQILTDFVKKYK; from the coding sequence ATGACTAAAATAAATGTATTGATCATGGGTGCTGCTGGTAGAGATTTCCATAACTTCAATGTTGTTTACAGAAATAACCCTTTATACAACGTTGTAGCATTCACAGCAACACAGATCCCAAATATCGAAGGCCGTAAATACCCGGCAAGCCTTGCCGGCAAGCTGTATCCTAAAGGAATCCCAATTTTTCCGGAATCAGACCTGCTTGATCTGATCAAAAAATTCAACGTTAACCAGGTTATATTTTCTTATTCAGATGTCCCCTTCAGCTATGTTATGCAGAAAGGCGCAATAGTTAACGCAGCGGGAGCCGATTTTATTACACTTGGCGCGGCAGATACTATGGTCAAATCAATTAAGCCCGTTGTTGCAGTGGTAGCAAGCCGAACGGGAGCCGGAAAAAGCCAGACATCACGCAAAGTTGTTGATGTATTGCAGAAACTTGGCAAAAAGACCGTTTCAGTAAGGCATCCAATGCCTTATGGCGATCTTGCAAAGCAGAAAGTTCAGCGGTTTGCGGCTATCAGCGACCTGAAAAAGCATGATTGCACCATCGAAGAAATGGAAGAATACGAGCCGCATATTTCCAGAGGCAATGTTATATATGCCGGTGTTGATTACGAAGCTATACTCCGTGATGCTGAAAAAGAAGCTGATATTGTTATCTGGGATGGCGGAAATAATGATATGTCATTTTATAAAGCCGATCTTACTATCACAGTTGTTGACCCTCACCGCGCCGGACATGAAATGAGCTACTACCCCGGAAGAACAAATATTCATCTTGCAGATGTGGTAGTTATTAATAAAATAGATTCAGCTAACTTAGAACAAATTAATACAGTTAGAGAAAATGTTCTAAAGCTGAATCCCGCAGCTAAAATTGTAGAAGCAGCCTCCCCTATTTCACTTGAAAATCCAAATGATATTAAGTTAATTCGTGGTAAGAAAGTTCTGGTTGTTGAAGACGGTCCCACATTAACGCATGGTGAAATGAAATACGGCGCCGGCACAATTGCCGCTCAGAAGTTCGAAGCTGCCGAAGTAATTGACCCGAGACCTTATGCAGTTAAGAGCATAAAAGATACTTACGATAAATATCCCGGTATCGGAATACTCTTACCGGCTATGGGATACGGTGATAAACAGATGAAGGACCTTGAGGCGACCATTAACAAGATACCATGTGATGCGGTTATTATCGGAACACCGATCGATCTGAGGCGTGTTATCAAGATTAATAAGCCGGCTGTAAGGATAGATTATGACCTTCAGGAAGTCGGCAGGCCGGACTTGACACAGATATTGACTGATTTCGTTAAAAAATACAAATAA
- a CDS encoding alpha/beta fold hydrolase, protein MRIITLSLVLYFLFSSFSCTKDKVDWTPVPDSIKNKNIQSNNVKISSKNSVNTTEDFTVTTSDKKEISGSLFFSESKKDESQPLVILVHQFTQDRKQWQQSFIDSLLNSGFKVLAYDIRGHGRSDKQNGELESILSDPEQAPLDIKAVIDWAKSRKGIDSTRIAAIGTSVGGNLALYAALNCGVKIPIAVSNGKQTFEAFTGFNELMMGRPNFPKMKNVMLICASKDGDHESGQKWIYENFCDKPSEMKVYDSGKHGKFLIEEKPEINDLMLSWLKKYL, encoded by the coding sequence ATGAGAATAATAACATTATCTCTGGTTTTATATTTTTTGTTCAGCTCATTCAGCTGTACAAAGGATAAAGTTGACTGGACTCCCGTTCCGGACAGTATAAAAAATAAAAATATACAAAGTAATAATGTGAAAATAAGCTCAAAAAATTCAGTAAATACTACTGAAGATTTTACTGTAACAACATCAGATAAAAAAGAAATATCAGGTTCTTTATTTTTTTCGGAATCAAAAAAGGATGAATCACAGCCTCTGGTTATTCTGGTTCACCAGTTTACTCAAGACCGCAAACAGTGGCAGCAAAGCTTTATTGATTCATTGCTGAACAGCGGATTCAAAGTGCTGGCTTATGATATCAGGGGACATGGTAGGTCAGATAAACAAAACGGTGAGCTTGAAAGTATTTTAAGCGATCCGGAACAGGCACCCCTGGATATTAAGGCTGTTATTGATTGGGCTAAATCCCGAAAGGGGATCGATTCAACCAGGATCGCCGCCATTGGTACATCAGTGGGAGGTAATTTGGCTCTGTATGCAGCGCTGAATTGCGGAGTAAAAATCCCCATCGCCGTTTCCAACGGCAAGCAGACTTTTGAAGCTTTCACGGGATTCAATGAGCTGATGATGGGAAGGCCGAACTTCCCTAAAATGAAAAATGTGATGTTGATATGCGCCAGCAAAGATGGTGATCATGAATCAGGGCAAAAATGGATCTATGAAAATTTTTGTGATAAACCTTCTGAGATGAAAGTTTACGATTCCGGTAAACACGGCAAATTCCTGATAGAAGAAAAACCCGAAATAAATGACCTGATGTTAAGCTGGCTTAAAAAGTATTTATAG
- the pyrB gene encoding aspartate carbamoyltransferase: MTQKSKINTWGEAEKLSEKKRLKLLSSGRIYHVLSAQQFSRSELYGLFELADRIRKIAKSKDGLDFLQSILSHKRAVLYFAQPSTRTYLSFNNACQILGIKTSDMRSAGYSSEVKGESIEDTLETMHSYTDMIIMRHVEENLAEKAALMFNNSDKPIPIINAGSGPHEHPTQALLDVYTLCRAFKGKVKNKTIAFIGDLKRGRAVRSLVYMLSNFDGIKFVFLSPEELKIPDDIRAYLLKEKISFEESDNLEKYIKKADVFYYTRIQDEYDKQHESKTIDYTTFYLKTALLHQMKPNAVILHPLPRRNEIPPEIDKDQRAWYWKQEVNGLWMRTALIAHIFKEDGYILNYK, from the coding sequence ATCACACAAAAAAGTAAAATAAATACCTGGGGAGAAGCTGAAAAGCTGAGCGAAAAAAAACGGCTTAAGCTTCTTTCCTCAGGGAGAATATACCATGTACTTTCCGCTCAGCAGTTCAGCCGAAGTGAGCTTTACGGACTGTTTGAGCTTGCTGACCGCATCAGAAAAATAGCCAAAAGCAAAGACGGGCTTGATTTTCTGCAGTCTATACTCTCACATAAGCGCGCAGTGCTGTATTTCGCACAGCCTTCAACCCGCACATACCTCTCATTCAACAATGCATGCCAGATACTCGGAATTAAAACCAGCGATATGCGTTCAGCAGGTTATTCCAGCGAAGTTAAGGGCGAATCCATCGAGGATACCCTTGAGACCATGCACTCATACACTGATATGATAATAATGCGCCATGTTGAGGAGAATCTCGCTGAAAAAGCTGCGCTGATGTTCAATAATTCAGATAAGCCTATACCGATAATTAATGCAGGTTCAGGACCGCATGAGCACCCAACACAGGCATTGCTTGATGTTTACACGCTATGCAGGGCGTTTAAAGGCAAGGTTAAGAACAAGACTATAGCATTTATCGGTGATCTTAAGCGCGGCAGAGCTGTGCGTTCATTGGTTTATATGCTGAGCAATTTTGATGGTATTAAATTTGTGTTTTTATCACCTGAGGAGCTAAAAATCCCGGATGATATCAGGGCGTATTTGCTTAAGGAAAAGATAAGTTTTGAAGAATCAGATAACCTTGAAAAATACATCAAAAAAGCGGATGTATTTTATTATACAAGGATTCAGGATGAATATGATAAGCAGCATGAGTCGAAAACCATAGATTACACAACATTTTACCTTAAAACGGCATTATTGCATCAAATGAAGCCGAATGCGGTAATTCTGCACCCGCTCCCCCGCCGGAATGAGATTCCCCCGGAGATAGATAAAGACCAGCGCGCATGGTACTGGAAGCAGGAAGTCAATGGCCTTTGGATGCGTACGGCGCTCATTGCGCACATCTTCAAAGAAGATGGATATATCCTGAACTATAAATAG